One Pantanalinema sp. genomic window, CTGCTCGGCATCGGCAGGCCCGGCGCGAGCGCCGAGCTCTGGGCCGACAAGCCGGCGGTGACGGGCATCCGCAAGCTCCGCGGCTACCTCAGCATCGCCGCCCTGAGCCCCGAGGGCAGGGTGATCTGGCAGGACGGGGAGGACGTCCGGCCATGGCTTCCGGCCCTGGCACCCGACATCCGCGAGGCCCGCGCCGGCAAGGCGGTCCCCTCCGACATTCTCAGCGACGGCCGTGGCCGGGCGGTGGCGATCGCGGTCGTCGCACCGGTGCGGCGCACCCCCGCCGATCGTCCGAGCGCCCTGCTGGTGCTGGTCGATTCGCTGGGGCCTCTGCGCCGCATCGTGGCCCACGACCGGAGCAGCATCGGGCCGAGCAGCTACGGCGTGCTCCTCGACCAGGACCGCAAGCGGCTGATCCACGGGGCGGATCCGGCCCTGGAGGGCCTCGAGGCCCCCTGGTTTCCCGCGGATTTCGAGCTCACCCGTGACCGGCCCCTGATGCCCCGTTTCTTCCGGGCCTACCTCACCTTCGAGCGTGGGCCGGGCTGCGGCATGGTCGTGTTCCTGCGCAGCAAGCCCTGGAGCTACTCGGTGCTGGTGCCGGAGTCGTACTACCTGGCCCCGATCTGGCGCGCGCTTCGCCAGGACGCCATGCTCTTCCTGGGGCTGCTCGTCGCCCTGGCCGCACTCGCCTACCTCCTCGGGCGCTGGTACCTGCGCCCCATCGCCGACCTCAAGGCCACCGCCCTGGCATGGCAGCACGGCCAGTTCGGTGCGCGCGCCGTCCCCGCGGGGCGCAACGAGATCGGCGCGCTCGGCGAGACCTTCAACCAGATGGCCGATCAGATCCAGGGCTACACCCGCGACCTGGAGTGCATGGTCGGCGCGCGCACCCGTGAGCTGATGCAGCTCAACGAGGTCCTGCGCGAGCGCGAGCGCAAGCTCGTGCAGGCCCAGCACATCGCCCAGCTCGGCAGCTGGGAGTGGGACCTGACGCAGGACCGCATCACGTGGAGCGAGGAGTACTACCGCATCACCGGCAAGGATCCCGCGCGCTGGAGCCCGACCATGGACAACTTCCTGGCATCCATCCACCCCGAGGACCGCCCGCGCGTCGAGCAGGCCATCCAGGCGGCGATCCGGGGTGAGGCGGGGTACGACGTCGAGTTCCGGCTTGCCGAGGCCGGCGACGGAATCCGCACCATGCACGCGCAGGGCGAGATCCTGTGCGACGAGGCGGGTAAGCCGCTTCGCATGTACGGCTTCATCCAGGACGTCACCGAGCACAAGCGGCTCGAGGACGAGCTGCGGCGGCGCTACGAGGGCCTCAAGGAGCTCGATCGACTCAAGAACAGCTTCATCAACGCCCTCACCCACGAGCTGCGCACCCCGCTCACCGCGGTCCTGGGCTTCGCCGAGCTGCTCGAGGACGAGCTCGGCGGCCCCCTGCTGCCCGATCAGCGCGACTTCGTCCACGAGATCCAGCGCGGCGCAAGGCGCCTGGAATCCCTGCTCAACGACCTGCTCGACTTCGTGCGGATCGAGGCCGGGACCTTCCACCTCAACCTCTGCGAGGCCGACTTCACGGCCAAGGTCCGCGAGGCCATCGACGACCTGGAGCATCAAGCAACCGAGGCGGACGTCACCCTCCAGGGCCCCGCCCCGGACGCGCCGGTGACGCTGTGCATGGACGCGCGCCGCATCAAGCAGGTGCTCTCCAACCTGCTCTCGAACGCGATCAAGTTCTCCCCCAGGCAGGGGGTCGTGACGGTGCGGATCCTGCGCGAAAACGGCCGGCTGCGCTGCGAGATCCAGGACCAGGGCGAGGGGATCGCCCCCGAGAAGCAGGCCTTACTCTTCCGGCGCTTCGTCCAGCTCGAGAACGGGGTGCGCAAGGGGAAGGGGGCGGGGCTCGGCCTGAGCATCAGCAAGGCGCTCGTCGAGGCCCACGGCGGGGAGATCGGGGTGCTCAGCGCCCCGGGGCAGGGCAGCACCTTCTGGTTCAGCCTGCCCCTCGAAAGGGGCGGGCAGGTCCTCAGCCCGGGTACTTCCGGACCGGGACCTCGACCCTGACCTTCGCCCCTCGGCGGAAGACGAAGGTCATCGGCACCTTCTGGCCGTCGCGCAGGGCCCGCTTCGGCCCGTAGATCATCAGGTGGGCGCCGCCCGGCTCCAGGCTCGCCTTTCCTTTGGCTGGCAAGGCGAGGAAGGGGATGGGCTGCATGCGCATGACGCCGCCGCGCATGGCCATGGTGTGGATCTCCACGCGATCGGCCACCTCGGTCGTCACCTCGATCAGGGCGTCCTCCTGGTCGCTGGGGTTCCGGAAGCCCGCGTACCCCGCCAGGACGCGGGCCGTCGGGGGAGCCTCGCGCAGCCAGGGCTCCTCCACGCTCACCGAAGCGGCGGCCAAAACAGGAGCGGCCCAGCAGGAGAGGACGACGGCACCGAGGGCGAAGCGTTTCATGGCGAGAGGCTCCTATGAAGCGAGGTGCAGGGTCTGGCGGAAGGCCCCCGGCGGCAAGGGGGTGAGGAAGCGGCTCTGCAGGCGGCCTTCGGGGTCGATCACGAAGAAGTCGAGGGAGTGGTTGAGCTCGTAACCCTGGCCGGACTTGCCGGGCGTCTTCTCGACCTGCACGCCGAAGGGGCGGATCACCGCCGCCATCCGGGCGCGATCGGGGCGCAGGCCCACGAAGGTCGGCGCGAAGTAGGGCACGTAGCCCGCGAGGACCTCGGGGGTGTCCCGCTCGGGGTCGAGGGTGACCAGGACGACCTGGACCCGCTCGGCATCCTTGCCGAGGGCCTTCATCTCCTTGGCCAGCTCGCTCAGGCCGGTGGGGCAGGCGTCAGGGCAGCCCGTGTAACCGAAGTAGACCACCAGCCACTTGCCGCGGTAGCTGGACCAGCTCGCGGGCTTGCCGTGATGATCGGTCATGGGCACGTCGGCGAGCGGCGCCGTGCCCCTGGGCGGCATCAGGAC contains:
- a CDS encoding ATP-binding protein; amino-acid sequence: MVLPPRRPLSPQDWPLQRTLVVLFLLIVTLSLLPLSLLHAHNTRSVLEQNTRERMLVAARDTGTEIEAYLARLLEHARFLASDQPRMRAFLLGIGRPGASAELWADKPAVTGIRKLRGYLSIAALSPEGRVIWQDGEDVRPWLPALAPDIREARAGKAVPSDILSDGRGRAVAIAVVAPVRRTPADRPSALLVLVDSLGPLRRIVAHDRSSIGPSSYGVLLDQDRKRLIHGADPALEGLEAPWFPADFELTRDRPLMPRFFRAYLTFERGPGCGMVVFLRSKPWSYSVLVPESYYLAPIWRALRQDAMLFLGLLVALAALAYLLGRWYLRPIADLKATALAWQHGQFGARAVPAGRNEIGALGETFNQMADQIQGYTRDLECMVGARTRELMQLNEVLRERERKLVQAQHIAQLGSWEWDLTQDRITWSEEYYRITGKDPARWSPTMDNFLASIHPEDRPRVEQAIQAAIRGEAGYDVEFRLAEAGDGIRTMHAQGEILCDEAGKPLRMYGFIQDVTEHKRLEDELRRRYEGLKELDRLKNSFINALTHELRTPLTAVLGFAELLEDELGGPLLPDQRDFVHEIQRGARRLESLLNDLLDFVRIEAGTFHLNLCEADFTAKVREAIDDLEHQATEADVTLQGPAPDAPVTLCMDARRIKQVLSNLLSNAIKFSPRQGVVTVRILRENGRLRCEIQDQGEGIAPEKQALLFRRFVQLENGVRKGKGAGLGLSISKALVEAHGGEIGVLSAPGQGSTFWFSLPLERGGQVLSPGTSGPGPRP
- a CDS encoding copper chaperone PCu(A)C: MKRFALGAVVLSCWAAPVLAAASVSVEEPWLREAPPTARVLAGYAGFRNPSDQEDALIEVTTEVADRVEIHTMAMRGGVMRMQPIPFLALPAKGKASLEPGGAHLMIYGPKRALRDGQKVPMTFVFRRGAKVRVEVPVRKYPG
- a CDS encoding SCO family protein, producing the protein MGGIRRPWTWLVGGLCALAIGLLAALVLMPPRGTAPLADVPMTDHHGKPASWSSYRGKWLVVYFGYTGCPDACPTGLSELAKEMKALGKDAERVQVVLVTLDPERDTPEVLAGYVPYFAPTFVGLRPDRARMAAVIRPFGVQVEKTPGKSGQGYELNHSLDFFVIDPEGRLQSRFLTPLPPGAFRQTLHLAS